One part of the Candidatus Saccharimonadales bacterium genome encodes these proteins:
- a CDS encoding glycosyltransferase → MKIALVTDFYLPSLGGLQTSTVNQRKALENSGNEVFVFTAKYDKAEPTDDSHVIRVTSRNMPGLGFPVVSPSEKLKSFLLKEFSKRKIDVIHIQTEFGLAQTAMWAGNELGIPVFYTSHTYSWKTAYPIPRLQAKVIQIFYRFLFGTDLKMVDSIPGEDSASRALRSIRTVVNKRADVLICPSKHMFEALNPERDQKPGFVVPNPVTAISKLAPRPLPEVVRFVWPSRIEPEKRILEFIEAVLIANKLTKIPFFVDIIGEGALLEKAKLLAEGAKNIKFHGRLTQDQTVTIMDKDSLVVISSSGYDNQPMIIAEALSRDRGVLYCDPNLNDSLKKAGYLSGDQPKQLARAIKELVEDPSKIKALAEAAKVNKDQFSEQTYSQTITDLYKKFASK, encoded by the coding sequence ATGAAAATAGCCTTAGTTACAGACTTTTATTTACCTAGCCTTGGGGGTTTACAGACTTCCACGGTTAATCAGCGTAAAGCGCTCGAAAACAGCGGTAACGAGGTTTTTGTATTTACAGCAAAGTACGATAAAGCAGAGCCCACTGACGATAGTCACGTTATTAGAGTGACCAGTAGGAATATGCCGGGCCTAGGTTTCCCGGTAGTATCGCCATCGGAAAAGTTAAAAAGCTTTTTGTTAAAAGAATTTTCAAAGCGCAAAATTGATGTTATTCATATTCAAACCGAATTTGGTCTAGCGCAGACCGCGATGTGGGCAGGCAACGAGCTGGGAATTCCTGTTTTTTATACTTCACACACTTACTCCTGGAAAACCGCTTATCCGATTCCGCGACTCCAAGCAAAAGTTATTCAAATTTTTTACAGATTTTTGTTTGGAACAGACCTAAAAATGGTCGACAGCATTCCGGGCGAGGACAGTGCTTCGCGCGCCCTGCGTAGTATCCGAACAGTGGTTAACAAGCGAGCTGACGTTTTAATTTGCCCATCAAAGCATATGTTCGAAGCACTAAATCCTGAGCGCGACCAAAAACCTGGTTTTGTGGTTCCTAACCCGGTTACAGCAATCAGTAAGCTCGCACCAAGACCTCTACCAGAAGTGGTTCGGTTTGTTTGGCCATCGCGCATAGAGCCAGAGAAGAGGATTTTAGAATTTATCGAAGCAGTTTTAATTGCAAACAAGTTAACTAAAATACCGTTTTTTGTCGATATCATTGGCGAGGGTGCGCTACTCGAAAAAGCCAAGCTATTGGCCGAGGGAGCAAAAAATATAAAATTCCATGGACGTTTAACGCAAGATCAAACGGTCACAATTATGGATAAAGACAGCTTAGTCGTGATCTCATCAAGCGGCTACGACAACCAGCCAATGATTATCGCCGAAGCACTGAGCAGAGACAGGGGAGTGCTTTACTGCGACCCAAACTTAAACGACAGCCTTAAAAAAGCTGGGTATTTGTCTGGCGACCAACCAAAGCAACTTGCACGAGCGATTAAAGAATTAGTTGAAGATCCAAGCAAAATCAAAGCCCTAGCTGAGGCCGCGAAAGTCAATAAAGATCAGTTTTCAGAGCAAACTTACAGCCAAACAATCACTGATCTTTATAAAAAGTTCGCCTCTAAATAA
- the atpB gene encoding F0F1 ATP synthase subunit A, with translation MFNALTFFGAEGGVPLAAQTIFSIGSFNVTNSMLFGVITGAAVVLILLAAVKKSHLKPTSMFSFTLETIAEFILNTAEEGFNSRKKALKHLPFLLSLFCFILLANLSGLIPGVGTIVVNTEHGEVSLLRAFTTDLNGTIALAVLSIGLVQFYALKELGILGHLKNYFTNKPYNPINLFMGLIEVMGEFIRIITLSMRLFGVIYAGEVLLHVIGQLAGAFGWAATVPVYFLELFFSAIQAYIFVMLTTAYLNMATSSHGEHSEHESDHSKPAKLKTAAANES, from the coding sequence GTGTTTAATGCATTAACTTTTTTTGGAGCAGAGGGTGGTGTTCCGCTCGCTGCGCAGACAATTTTTAGTATCGGTAGCTTTAATGTTACTAATTCGATGTTATTCGGCGTAATTACGGGTGCGGCCGTTGTGTTGATTTTACTTGCAGCTGTTAAAAAAAGCCACCTAAAACCAACCAGTATGTTTAGTTTTACATTAGAAACTATTGCTGAATTTATCTTAAATACAGCTGAAGAGGGCTTTAATAGTCGTAAAAAGGCTTTAAAACATTTGCCGTTTCTGTTAAGCCTATTTTGTTTTATCTTACTGGCGAACCTTTCTGGACTAATCCCGGGAGTCGGTACGATTGTTGTGAACACCGAACATGGCGAAGTTTCGCTACTTCGCGCATTCACTACTGACCTTAATGGCACCATTGCTTTAGCGGTACTCTCGATTGGCTTAGTTCAGTTTTACGCGCTAAAAGAGCTCGGGATTTTAGGTCATTTAAAAAATTACTTTACAAACAAACCGTACAACCCGATCAACCTTTTTATGGGGTTGATCGAAGTTATGGGAGAATTTATTCGAATTATTACATTAAGCATGCGTTTATTTGGTGTTATTTATGCCGGCGAAGTTCTGCTTCATGTAATTGGGCAATTGGCTGGAGCCTTTGGATGGGCTGCTACAGTTCCTGTTTACTTCTTGGAGCTTTTCTTTAGTGCTATTCAGGCTTATATTTTTGTTATGCTCACGACTGCTTATCTAAACATGGCTACAAGTAGTCATGGCGAGCACTCTGAGCATGAGTCAGATCATTCCAAACCTGCTAAGTTAAAAACTGCGGCAGCGAATGAAAGTTAA
- a CDS encoding thioredoxin domain-containing protein — translation MDKSKIWWVVGIVGAIILISLWVLLFMTQDQPSANQQDTTNSTIQTAQPTTQPDQAITPVQAGTYQNYSAETLATSKAKTNLIFFYAPWCPQCRALEKSIEQSGVPENIAIFKVDYDTATELKKKYGVTIQTTIVQVNPDGSLIKKHVAYDNPALTSVLNALGIE, via the coding sequence ATGGACAAAAGCAAGATCTGGTGGGTGGTCGGAATTGTTGGAGCAATTATTCTAATAAGTCTTTGGGTTTTACTTTTCATGACCCAAGATCAACCGTCCGCAAATCAACAAGACACCACTAACAGCACAATCCAAACAGCCCAGCCTACGACTCAGCCAGATCAAGCCATTACACCAGTGCAAGCCGGCACGTATCAAAACTACAGCGCCGAGACATTGGCCACATCCAAGGCTAAGACAAACTTAATCTTCTTTTACGCACCGTGGTGCCCACAGTGTCGCGCTCTTGAAAAATCAATTGAACAAAGTGGCGTCCCAGAAAACATAGCAATTTTTAAAGTAGACTACGACACTGCCACCGAATTAAAGAAAAAATACGGCGTTACAATTCAAACCACAATTGTTCAAGTTAATCCAGATGGCAGTCTGATTAAAAAACATGTTGCGTACGATAATCCGGCGTTAACATCAGTGCTAAATGCTCTGGGAATCGAATGA
- a CDS encoding glycosyltransferase, protein MRIVLACDLYWPAINGIATFTRNLAKGLSARGHEVLVIAPSQDGKKFVETDDNYQIARTTSIPFPFFPNYRMVLNPQPEVKKIITDFKPDLVHIQTPLGLGLAARNSARKLNIPVVATNHAMPENVQDNLKQMRLMAPFAEPLASLVKEYGLRFHSNVDYITMPTQAAVKMFLDEKEFKMPLEAVSNGIDLSRFSPGEVKAQFKSYFGIPKNKPIILYVGRVDGEKHISTLVRAMPKVLAEIDAHLVIVGHGNDAENLRELIREFDLLSNVTMTGRVDDEDLAPLYRCGTVFVMPSPAELQCLTLLEAMATGLPSVAVNAGALHELCQDGLNGYLCKPDDSKSMSTKIIAILKDEKLQSNMGVQALRIAKTHDLEFTLTRFEEIYAEVLKNYKPRKPFSAKLRSFVSS, encoded by the coding sequence ATGCGTATTGTTCTTGCATGCGATTTATACTGGCCGGCGATTAACGGAATAGCAACTTTTACCCGAAACTTAGCTAAGGGTCTGTCAGCGCGTGGCCATGAAGTTTTGGTGATCGCACCTTCGCAGGATGGTAAAAAATTTGTCGAAACTGACGACAACTACCAGATTGCGCGAACAACTTCTATCCCCTTCCCGTTTTTTCCCAATTACCGCATGGTTTTGAATCCTCAGCCAGAGGTTAAAAAAATAATTACGGACTTTAAACCTGACCTCGTTCATATCCAAACTCCGCTCGGACTGGGTTTAGCGGCTCGTAATTCAGCTCGAAAACTTAATATTCCTGTCGTCGCCACTAATCACGCGATGCCCGAGAACGTCCAAGACAATCTTAAGCAAATGAGGTTGATGGCGCCCTTTGCTGAACCGCTTGCAAGTTTAGTTAAAGAGTACGGTTTGCGTTTTCATAGTAACGTTGACTATATAACTATGCCAACCCAGGCTGCCGTTAAAATGTTTTTAGATGAAAAAGAGTTCAAGATGCCGCTCGAGGCAGTTTCTAACGGAATTGATTTGAGTCGCTTTTCGCCTGGCGAGGTAAAGGCGCAGTTTAAGAGTTACTTCGGAATCCCAAAAAATAAACCAATAATTTTATATGTTGGTCGCGTTGACGGAGAAAAACACATTAGCACCTTAGTGCGTGCTATGCCAAAAGTTTTGGCCGAGATAGATGCACACTTGGTGATTGTTGGACATGGTAATGATGCCGAAAACCTGCGCGAGCTTATTCGCGAATTCGACCTACTTAGTAATGTAACAATGACTGGCCGAGTTGACGACGAAGACTTGGCGCCACTTTACAGATGCGGAACTGTTTTCGTAATGCCCTCACCTGCCGAACTTCAGTGCTTAACTTTGCTTGAGGCTATGGCGACCGGTTTGCCATCGGTTGCAGTTAACGCCGGTGCCCTGCACGAACTTTGCCAAGATGGCCTGAATGGTTATTTGTGTAAACCTGATGATTCTAAAAGTATGTCTACAAAAATCATAGCGATCTTAAAAGACGAAAAACTTCAATCTAATATGGGGGTTCAGGCACTTAGAATTGCCAAAACTCATGATCTGGAATTTACCCTAACTCGATTCGAAGAAATTTACGCCGAGGTTTTAAAAAACTACAAGCCACGTAAACCGTTTTCGGCTAAGTTAAGAAGTTTCGTATCGAGCTAG
- a CDS encoding beta-galactosidase yields the protein MKKPKPVKFTKQKWVRVVAVILAILGTIFVIFALLYAFVFTPVKNPRYGVSFVKERAEEYDLDWRENYLALLDDLKIRNFRLVSYWSAHEPKRGEFDFSALDWQMDEAAKRGAKVSLSIGMRQPRWPECHEPGWAHLLGGHEWKQALYAYMEIVVNRYKNHPALESYQLENEAVNNWFGTCREPDRERLIEEFNFVKQWDPNHPIYMSLSDQHGIPVNQPVPDKYGYSVYRWLWNDKTVPNGYILYPTPIWYHRLRAEVIKLTKNRDIFIHELQMEPWGPEETKNLSIEEQNRSMSVDQIPKSFDFGRRIGSPDISLWGGEWWYWRKVNGDASIWEKVREQLNAP from the coding sequence ATGAAAAAACCAAAACCAGTAAAATTTACTAAGCAAAAATGGGTTAGAGTTGTTGCAGTTATTTTGGCAATTTTAGGCACAATTTTTGTAATTTTCGCATTGTTGTATGCGTTTGTCTTTACTCCTGTAAAAAACCCAAGATATGGCGTAAGTTTCGTCAAAGAACGAGCCGAAGAGTATGATCTTGACTGGCGCGAAAATTACCTGGCGCTTTTAGATGATCTAAAAATACGCAATTTTAGGCTAGTTAGTTACTGGAGTGCACACGAGCCAAAACGCGGTGAGTTCGATTTTAGCGCACTAGATTGGCAAATGGACGAAGCAGCAAAGCGCGGCGCAAAAGTGAGTTTGTCTATAGGTATGCGTCAGCCGCGCTGGCCAGAATGCCACGAACCCGGTTGGGCACATTTACTAGGCGGCCACGAGTGGAAGCAAGCTCTTTATGCCTACATGGAAATCGTGGTTAACCGGTACAAAAATCACCCTGCACTCGAAAGTTATCAACTAGAAAACGAAGCGGTAAACAATTGGTTTGGAACTTGCCGCGAGCCCGATCGAGAGCGTTTAATAGAAGAGTTTAATTTTGTAAAACAATGGGATCCAAACCACCCTATTTACATGAGTCTAAGCGACCAGCATGGCATACCGGTAAACCAACCGGTGCCAGACAAATACGGCTACTCAGTTTATCGCTGGCTCTGGAACGACAAAACCGTGCCAAATGGTTATATTTTGTACCCGACTCCAATTTGGTATCACCGATTACGAGCTGAAGTAATTAAACTAACCAAAAATCGCGACATTTTTATCCACGAATTACAGATGGAGCCGTGGGGACCCGAAGAAACTAAGAACTTAAGCATCGAAGAACAAAACCGATCCATGAGCGTAGACCAAATTCCTAAGTCGTTTGATTTTGGGCGACGCATCGGCAGTCCGGACATTAGTCTTTGGGGCGGCGAATGGTGGTACTGGCGCAAAGTAAACGGGGATGCTAGTATCTGGGAGAAAGTTCGCGAACAATTAAACGCCCCATGA
- a CDS encoding cytochrome c biogenesis protein CcdA codes for MIQLIILSFVAGVMTVLAPCILSFLPVIVGGSLVQSERKIVKPFIITLSLGASIVIFTLLLKFSTSLLSVPTQVWQVASGVIIISLGLIMLWPKLWETLGAKLNLTGNKLLGKAGKKRGLLGDILTGVALGPVFASCSPTYAFIVAAVLPSTFAVGLTYLVAYAAGLSAVLLLISLLGQKLVTKLNWASNPNGWFKKAIGIIFILVGIFIATGLDHKLQAFLVSQGWYDPFSAFEQSLL; via the coding sequence ATGATTCAGTTGATAATTTTGTCATTTGTAGCCGGGGTAATGACTGTTTTAGCACCCTGTATTTTGTCTTTTTTACCAGTAATCGTAGGTGGTTCCTTAGTTCAGAGCGAGCGCAAAATCGTAAAGCCATTCATAATCACTCTCAGCCTGGGCGCTTCGATCGTGATTTTTACTTTATTATTGAAATTCAGCACCAGTCTACTTAGCGTTCCAACCCAAGTCTGGCAAGTTGCATCTGGAGTTATTATTATTTCTCTGGGATTGATCATGCTGTGGCCAAAATTATGGGAGACTTTAGGCGCAAAATTAAACCTTACCGGCAATAAATTACTAGGCAAGGCAGGTAAGAAACGTGGTCTTTTAGGCGACATCCTAACAGGTGTGGCGCTTGGACCGGTTTTCGCAAGTTGCAGCCCAACCTACGCTTTTATTGTGGCGGCAGTTTTGCCGTCGACGTTCGCAGTTGGACTTACTTATTTAGTAGCTTATGCAGCCGGTTTGAGCGCTGTCTTGCTATTGATTTCTTTGCTGGGACAAAAATTAGTTACAAAACTAAACTGGGCAAGCAACCCCAACGGGTGGTTTAAAAAGGCGATTGGTATAATTTTTATTCTTGTCGGAATTTTTATTGCAACAGGACTAGATCATAAACTACAAGCGTTTTTGGTGAGTCAAGGCTGGTACGATCCCTTTTCGGCATTTGAACAAAGTCTTTTATAA
- a CDS encoding glutaredoxin family protein, with amino-acid sequence MTPTIVMYSSPTCAYCHLAAEYFEKLGLKFTDKDISQDREALEFIMEKVGQAVTPVITINDTIIIGFDKPKIDEALEEAKKAKHSTKEEK; translated from the coding sequence ATGACCCCAACAATTGTTATGTACAGTAGTCCAACTTGCGCATATTGTCATTTGGCCGCTGAATATTTTGAAAAACTTGGCTTAAAATTCACCGATAAAGACATAAGCCAAGATAGAGAAGCCTTAGAGTTTATTATGGAAAAAGTCGGTCAAGCCGTTACTCCAGTCATTACTATTAACGATACAATCATTATAGGTTTCGATAAGCCAAAAATCGACGAAGCTCTAGAAGAAGCTAAAAAAGCGAAACACAGCACAAAAGAAGAAAAATAA
- a CDS encoding cob(I)yrinic acid a,c-diamide adenosyltransferase — protein sequence MALETDKEFKNYKTKPSVVVVYTGDSKGKTSASIGLMCRALGTDWRVAFVQFIKHWEVGEHKFFNKIIPVMGDQLVFYKGGKGFYNAGALSAKQVSNDDHRNAALQTYEFALKSVKSGEFNLVICDEINNAVKDGLLTAKHLEKLIDARQANTSLCLTGRNFPKELLPKTDIVTNMVKIKHHFDEKYLANEGIDY from the coding sequence ATGGCCCTAGAAACAGATAAAGAATTTAAGAATTACAAAACCAAACCCAGCGTTGTGGTAGTTTACACTGGCGACAGCAAAGGCAAAACCAGCGCTAGCATTGGCTTGATGTGTCGCGCCCTCGGCACAGATTGGCGTGTTGCTTTTGTGCAGTTTATTAAACACTGGGAAGTAGGCGAGCACAAGTTTTTCAACAAAATCATACCCGTTATGGGCGATCAATTAGTGTTCTACAAAGGTGGAAAAGGTTTTTATAACGCCGGAGCGCTCAGCGCAAAACAGGTGAGTAATGACGACCATAGGAACGCAGCGTTACAAACTTACGAATTCGCACTTAAAAGCGTAAAAAGTGGAGAATTTAACCTTGTAATTTGCGATGAGATCAACAACGCCGTAAAAGATGGCTTACTTACCGCAAAACATTTAGAAAAACTAATCGACGCGCGCCAGGCGAACACAAGTCTATGCCTAACAGGCAGAAATTTCCCTAAAGAATTATTACCAAAAACCGATATTGTTACAAACATGGTAAAAATAAAACATCATTTTGACGAAAAATACCTTGCAAACGAGGGCATAGACTATTAA
- a CDS encoding ATP synthase F0 subunit C: MEVDPQLIKGLTIALGAAGPAIGVALIGMTAVKAVGRNPEVQGKILSTAFIMAGLVDAVLAFVLLVVFTTS, encoded by the coding sequence ATGGAAGTTGATCCACAATTAATTAAAGGTTTAACAATTGCACTAGGTGCGGCAGGTCCGGCTATCGGCGTTGCTTTAATCGGTATGACTGCAGTTAAGGCTGTTGGTCGCAACCCAGAAGTTCAAGGTAAGATACTTTCAACTGCCTTTATTATGGCCGGTTTGGTTGACGCCGTGCTTGCGTTCGTATTGTTAGTCGTATTTACCACAAGCTAA
- a CDS encoding glycosyltransferase encodes MKIGIFTDTYHPSINGVVSVVDILRHNFTLLGHEVFVFAPGEGLRIEQTADVHVYKFPTFKGGLFNDLNTPLFFPPMLLNDIKKLDLDVIHFLTPGQVGLMGLYAAHELKIPVVSEYCTDLFEYVEHYPFALPVLITALLLLPLAIPMTKDQLFELYRSSRPRLGIGKWNKSLIRDLMTILHSSCNTVIVHSKKSARQLASWQKDEFNYRTYLIPTGVDPLPKANQTERDEFCKKYKISPTDEVVIYVGRLSQEKNLDLLIDMMPDLIKKRPNAKLIFVGDFDYRETLERNAKKSNNARIIFTGRMPREKLGIPLSIAKVFAFPSLSDTQGLVLHEAALAGVPIVMCDPLVSEVVKNGENGFYCKNNAKDMANKIAAILNDDKLQKSMSAKGKIIAGRLSEKAQAKKIIDLYKKIS; translated from the coding sequence ATGAAAATCGGAATTTTTACCGATACATACCATCCGTCAATCAACGGGGTAGTGTCGGTTGTAGATATCTTGCGCCATAACTTTACCCTATTGGGTCATGAGGTGTTTGTGTTTGCGCCGGGCGAAGGCTTACGAATCGAACAGACAGCCGACGTTCATGTTTACAAATTTCCCACTTTTAAGGGCGGTCTTTTCAACGATTTAAACACGCCGCTGTTTTTTCCGCCAATGCTTTTAAATGATATTAAAAAGCTTGATCTTGATGTGATTCACTTTTTGACACCCGGCCAGGTTGGCTTAATGGGGCTTTACGCAGCGCATGAGCTAAAAATTCCGGTTGTCAGTGAGTATTGCACCGATCTGTTTGAGTACGTTGAACACTATCCTTTTGCGTTGCCAGTTTTGATTACCGCGCTTTTGCTTTTGCCACTGGCAATCCCCATGACCAAAGATCAGTTATTTGAGCTTTATCGATCCAGTAGGCCGCGCCTCGGTATTGGCAAATGGAATAAAAGCCTGATTCGTGACTTAATGACAATCCTTCACAGTAGTTGCAATACGGTGATCGTGCATTCCAAAAAGAGCGCGCGCCAGTTGGCATCTTGGCAAAAAGATGAATTTAATTATCGAACTTATTTGATCCCTACAGGTGTAGATCCATTGCCTAAGGCAAACCAGACAGAGCGAGATGAATTTTGCAAAAAGTATAAAATTTCTCCAACTGACGAGGTTGTAATTTATGTAGGGCGCTTAAGTCAGGAAAAAAATTTAGATCTGTTGATCGACATGATGCCTGATTTAATCAAAAAGCGTCCAAATGCTAAGCTGATTTTTGTAGGTGATTTTGATTACCGCGAGACGCTCGAGAGAAATGCTAAGAAATCTAATAATGCTAGAATAATTTTTACCGGCAGAATGCCACGCGAAAAACTCGGAATTCCGCTAAGTATTGCAAAGGTCTTTGCTTTCCCGTCGCTCAGTGACACTCAGGGGCTAGTCTTACACGAGGCTGCATTGGCGGGCGTGCCAATTGTAATGTGCGATCCGTTAGTGAGCGAGGTCGTTAAAAATGGCGAGAATGGCTTTTACTGTAAAAACAACGCCAAGGATATGGCCAACAAGATTGCAGCAATCTTAAATGATGACAAGTTGCAAAAAAGCATGTCTGCGAAGGGTAAAATTATTGCTGGCAGGTTATCCGAAAAAGCTCAAGCTAAAAAGATTATTGATCTATACAAAAAGATTAGCTAG
- the atpF gene encoding F0F1 ATP synthase subunit B produces MNIITFFAHNGEVHEALAEATAPVVSNPEVQHTVAEATHATQEAAGGLSALGLDLQAFLFQLISFTIVFLLLRQFVFKKVITVLEDRRKTVEDSIKHAAETEEKLKTAEDKIAKMLKEARVQADEVVANGQKESAQLLEAAESKAAKRAETIVAQAKTQMDNEIAKARQELKSETAKLVAVASAKVIGEKLDDKKDAGIIERALAEERG; encoded by the coding sequence GTGAATATTATCACCTTTTTTGCACATAACGGCGAAGTTCATGAGGCTTTAGCGGAAGCTACTGCCCCAGTTGTTTCTAATCCAGAAGTTCAACATACAGTAGCTGAAGCAACTCACGCTACTCAAGAAGCGGCTGGCGGCTTGTCGGCTTTGGGCTTGGACCTTCAGGCTTTTTTGTTTCAGCTAATATCTTTTACAATTGTATTTTTGCTTTTGCGGCAATTTGTATTCAAAAAAGTTATCACAGTTCTCGAAGATCGTCGAAAAACGGTCGAAGATAGCATTAAGCATGCTGCCGAGACCGAGGAAAAGCTTAAGACCGCCGAAGATAAAATCGCTAAGATGCTTAAAGAGGCTCGCGTACAAGCTGACGAAGTTGTTGCAAACGGACAAAAAGAGTCCGCGCAACTTTTAGAAGCTGCTGAAAGTAAGGCTGCAAAACGTGCCGAGACGATCGTGGCTCAGGCTAAAACTCAAATGGATAACGAAATTGCTAAGGCTCGCCAAGAACTCAAAAGCGAAACCGCTAAGTTAGTGGCAGTGGCTTCAGCAAAAGTTATCGGTGAAAAACTGGATGACAAAAAAGACGCCGGTATTATTGAGCGCGCCCTTGCCGAGGAGCGTGGCTAA
- a CDS encoding alpha/beta hydrolase: protein MKNQINIFGSTVKYWVFNADKPKTLVMIHGFRGTHHGLQLIIDRLPDFKIIIPDLPGFGESTPLKNKPHTINGYCDFLKEFIKRVAPEQPFLLGHSFGSIIVSHFAAKNPNAISKLILINAIAEPPLKGPQKVATKIAVLYYWLGQKLPQKMGEKMLRSKIVIFGASLLMTTTKDKALRKFIHENHLKYFSTFQDRDTLREAFEASTKNTASDKADVIKVPTLMIAGELDKIAPLRSQHNLVKIIPDAQLVVFKAGHLIHHEAPTEAASSIRNFLT from the coding sequence ATGAAAAATCAGATCAACATCTTTGGAAGCACTGTCAAGTATTGGGTTTTTAATGCCGATAAGCCTAAGACCTTGGTTATGATCCACGGTTTTAGGGGGACGCATCATGGCTTGCAGCTGATAATCGACCGTTTGCCGGACTTTAAAATAATCATCCCTGATCTCCCTGGCTTTGGCGAATCGACTCCGCTTAAAAACAAGCCACATACAATAAACGGTTACTGCGACTTTTTAAAAGAATTTATCAAACGAGTAGCGCCCGAACAGCCCTTTTTATTGGGTCACTCGTTTGGATCAATTATAGTCAGCCATTTTGCAGCAAAAAACCCAAACGCAATCAGCAAATTGATTTTGATTAACGCTATCGCCGAACCCCCGCTAAAGGGCCCGCAAAAAGTAGCCACTAAGATTGCAGTTTTATATTATTGGCTAGGGCAAAAACTACCACAAAAAATGGGCGAAAAAATGCTACGAAGCAAAATCGTCATATTTGGCGCCAGTTTATTGATGACAACTACCAAAGATAAAGCGCTGCGCAAATTTATCCACGAAAATCATTTAAAATACTTTAGTACTTTTCAAGATCGCGACACTTTGCGTGAAGCTTTTGAAGCCAGCACAAAAAATACTGCGAGCGACAAAGCTGACGTCATTAAGGTTCCAACACTAATGATCGCAGGCGAGCTTGATAAAATTGCACCCTTAAGAAGTCAGCACAACTTAGTAAAAATAATTCCTGACGCCCAGTTGGTTGTTTTTAAAGCTGGGCACCTGATTCATCACGAGGCGCCAACCGAAGCTGCTAGCTCGATACGAAACTTCTTAACTTAG